A part of Pseudomonas leptonychotis genomic DNA contains:
- a CDS encoding TIGR02450 family Trp-rich protein: MNTHRHATPNKHRINPHKLLLSKWTAAQPQNREKHFLVTELFCDEDGTVLQIELQAVLNQRCQRMDWRALENPEQWCMGWK; encoded by the coding sequence ATGAACACGCACAGGCACGCCACACCCAATAAGCACCGCATCAACCCACACAAGCTGCTGCTGTCGAAATGGACAGCCGCGCAGCCGCAAAACCGTGAAAAACATTTCCTCGTCACCGAACTGTTCTGTGATGAGGACGGCACGGTGTTACAGATCGAGCTGCAAGCGGTGCTCAACCAGCGCTGCCAACGCATGGACTGGCGCGCACTGGAAAATCCCGAACAGTGGTGCATGGGCTGGAAGTAA
- a CDS encoding nuclear transport factor 2 family protein, with product MSDFLRQFAQDFAGLNKNNLDRLDQLYSDDALFCDPLHEIRGLANMQRYFAELYANVSELRFDFYGFDQVREGEGYLRWTMSYRHPRLAAGQLIRVEGCSHLLWHSKVYRHRDYFDAGSLLYEHLPLLGSAIRWLKRRLA from the coding sequence ATGAGCGATTTTCTACGTCAGTTCGCCCAGGATTTTGCCGGACTGAACAAGAACAACCTAGACCGTTTGGACCAGCTTTACAGCGACGATGCGCTGTTCTGCGACCCCCTGCATGAGATACGCGGGCTGGCCAATATGCAGCGCTACTTTGCCGAGCTGTACGCTAACGTCAGCGAGCTGCGCTTTGACTTCTACGGCTTTGACCAGGTGCGCGAAGGTGAAGGCTACCTGCGCTGGACCATGAGCTATCGCCACCCACGCCTGGCGGCTGGCCAGTTGATCCGTGTGGAAGGCTGCTCGCACCTGCTGTGGCACAGCAAAGTCTATCGCCACCGCGACTATTTCGACGCCGGCAGCCTGCTCTATGAGCACCTGCCCTTACTCGGCTCGGCGATTCGCTGGCTAAAAAGGAGG
- a CDS encoding MerR family transcriptional regulator, whose amino-acid sequence MSLEPTTDGQSADDYQAAIAQGFMPIRDVARITGVNAVTLRAWERRYGLIVPHRTPKGHRLYSDEHVAHIQAILTWLNRGVSVSQVKGLLRSNQPAFAEASSQWETKRQQLQEAICNLSERRLDDCFNRELALYPPNTLCEQLLLPLLEELELRWRNQFGAQAERVFFYSWLRSKLGARLYHNNRQHNGAPLLLINVSDLPMAAGMWLTAWLASNAGVAVEVFDWPLPPPELALAVEHIQPRALLLYSSQALNSTHLQRLLGGYDCPCLLVGQVVQIHADELKVIAQQNPELSLAVDPLAALHCLTDLNLLHS is encoded by the coding sequence ATGAGCCTTGAGCCGACCACCGACGGCCAGAGTGCGGACGACTACCAAGCCGCCATTGCTCAAGGTTTTATGCCGATCCGCGATGTCGCGCGCATCACTGGGGTCAACGCCGTCACGCTACGCGCGTGGGAGCGCCGTTATGGCCTGATCGTGCCGCACCGCACGCCCAAAGGGCATCGCCTGTATTCAGATGAGCATGTCGCGCACATTCAGGCCATTCTCACGTGGCTCAATCGTGGCGTGTCGGTCAGCCAAGTCAAAGGCCTGTTGCGCAGCAACCAGCCTGCGTTTGCCGAAGCCAGCTCACAGTGGGAAACCAAGCGCCAGCAACTGCAGGAAGCCATCTGCAACCTCAGCGAACGCCGTCTGGACGACTGCTTCAACAGAGAACTGGCGCTCTACCCGCCTAATACCCTGTGCGAGCAACTGCTTTTGCCGCTGCTTGAGGAGCTGGAGTTACGTTGGCGCAATCAATTTGGTGCACAGGCTGAGCGGGTATTTTTCTATTCGTGGCTGCGCAGCAAGCTCGGTGCTCGCCTCTACCACAACAACCGCCAACACAATGGTGCGCCACTGCTGCTGATCAATGTATCTGACCTGCCCATGGCGGCTGGCATGTGGCTGACCGCTTGGCTGGCGAGCAATGCAGGAGTGGCGGTTGAGGTGTTCGACTGGCCGTTGCCACCGCCTGAACTCGCCCTGGCGGTTGAACATATTCAACCGCGCGCGCTGCTGCTGTATTCCAGTCAGGCGCTCAACAGCACCCACCTGCAACGTCTGCTGGGCGGCTATGACTGCCCGTGCTTGCTGGTTGGCCAGGTGGTGCAGATCCACGCCGATGAGCTCAAGGTCATCGCGCAGCAAAACCCCGAACTGAGCCTGGCAGTCGATCCGCTGGCTGCGCTGCACTGCCTCACCGACCTCAACTTGCTGCACAGCTAA
- a CDS encoding YbgA family protein yields the protein MSPSENAVAKPKLGISACLLGSEVRYNGGHKESRLCNRVLSEYFDFAPLCPEVAIGMGTPREPIRLVGDPQAPRALGTVNREMDVTQPLAAYGERMAGELTDICGYIFMQQSPSCGLHRVKVYQDNGRPSEPGRGIFAEAFCARHPNLPVEEDGRLNDPILRENFITRVFAYSEWQQLLRDGLTRQSLIAFHSRYKYLLMATNPQQYKQLGRMLGELGQQDLNELAPRYFSELMSALKSCATRRTHSNVLQHISGYLKRALSSEDKQEMQQLIGQYRHGVVPLVVPMTLLKHHLRRHPDTYIAQQVYLQPHPESLSLRNAL from the coding sequence ATGAGCCCATCCGAAAACGCCGTCGCCAAACCCAAACTGGGCATCAGCGCTTGCCTGCTGGGCTCCGAGGTGCGCTACAACGGCGGTCACAAAGAGTCACGGCTGTGCAACCGAGTACTCAGCGAGTATTTCGACTTCGCCCCCTTATGCCCGGAAGTGGCGATTGGCATGGGCACCCCGCGTGAACCGATCCGTTTGGTCGGCGACCCACAAGCGCCCCGCGCCCTGGGCACCGTCAACCGCGAAATGGATGTCACCCAGCCCCTGGCCGCCTACGGCGAGCGCATGGCGGGCGAGCTGACCGATATCTGCGGCTACATTTTTATGCAGCAGTCGCCTTCCTGCGGCTTACACCGGGTCAAGGTGTACCAGGACAACGGCCGCCCCAGCGAGCCAGGGCGCGGTATTTTTGCCGAGGCGTTCTGCGCGCGGCACCCCAACCTACCGGTAGAAGAAGACGGCCGCCTTAACGACCCGATCCTGCGCGAGAATTTCATCACCCGCGTATTTGCCTACTCTGAATGGCAACAGCTGCTGCGTGATGGCCTGACCCGGCAAAGCTTGATTGCCTTCCACTCGCGTTACAAATACCTGTTGATGGCCACCAATCCGCAGCAATACAAACAGCTCGGGCGCATGCTCGGTGAGCTCGGCCAGCAGGATTTGAACGAGCTGGCCCCACGCTACTTCAGCGAGCTGATGAGCGCGCTAAAAAGCTGCGCCACCCGCCGCACCCACAGCAACGTGTTGCAGCACATCAGCGGTTACCTCAAGCGAGCGCTGAGCAGCGAAGATAAGCAGGAAATGCAGCAATTGATTGGCCAGTATCGCCATGGCGTCGTGCCATTGGTGGTGCCCATGACCTTGCTCAAACATCACTTGCGCCGCCACCCTGACACCTATATCGCGCAGCAGGTGTACCTGCAGCCGCATCCAGAAAGCCTCAGCTTGCGTAATGCCCTATGA
- the phrB gene encoding deoxyribodipyrimidine photo-lyase — MQLIWFRTDLRVQDNSALAAAMTTGPTVALYLISPGQWLAHDDAPSKVDFWLRNLKELAIELGKLNVPLLVRHADDWSAAPKVISELCQQLQIGQVQVNEEYGVHESRRDEAVADALDAQGISLRRHLDQVLFKPGSVLTQSGTYFQVYSQFRKVCYQRLHTALPVRIVTPKAQEKLAISSDSLPDQVSGFAPPTDTLRQLWPAGEAEAQRRMDDFAAEHIECYQGARDFPAKPGTSQLSAYLAAGVISPRQCLHAALAANQGEFDSGNVGVVTWINELLWREFYKHILVGYPRVSMHRAFRAETEAVAWRDAPLELKAWQEGRTGLPIIDAAMRQLLATGWMHNRLRMVVAMFLTKNLLIDWREGERFFMRHLIDGDLAANNGGWQWSSSTGTDSAPYFRIFNPLSQSQKFDPDGRFIRQWLPELVGLNKTNIHNPAAIGGLFGVADYPAPIVDLSKSRARALAAFKSLPHFAAKEAL, encoded by the coding sequence CTGCAACTCATCTGGTTTCGCACTGACCTGCGGGTACAGGACAACAGCGCGCTGGCCGCGGCCATGACCACCGGCCCGACGGTTGCCTTGTACCTGATCAGCCCCGGCCAATGGCTGGCGCACGATGATGCGCCGAGTAAGGTCGACTTCTGGTTGCGCAACCTCAAAGAGCTGGCCATTGAGCTGGGCAAACTTAACGTGCCGTTGCTGGTGCGACACGCCGATGACTGGAGCGCTGCGCCAAAGGTCATCAGCGAGCTGTGCCAGCAACTGCAGATCGGCCAGGTACAGGTCAACGAAGAATATGGCGTGCATGAAAGCCGCCGCGATGAGGCCGTGGCCGATGCACTAGACGCGCAAGGCATCAGCTTGCGCCGCCACCTGGATCAGGTTCTGTTCAAGCCCGGTAGCGTGCTGACTCAATCAGGCACCTACTTCCAGGTCTACAGCCAATTTCGCAAGGTCTGCTATCAGCGTCTGCACACCGCCCTGCCCGTCCGGATCGTCACCCCCAAGGCGCAAGAAAAGCTGGCGATCAGCAGTGATAGCCTGCCCGATCAGGTCAGCGGTTTTGCGCCACCCACTGACACGCTGCGTCAGCTGTGGCCTGCCGGCGAAGCCGAAGCGCAACGACGGATGGATGACTTCGCCGCCGAGCACATTGAGTGCTACCAGGGCGCTCGCGATTTCCCGGCGAAACCCGGCACCAGTCAACTGTCTGCTTACCTGGCTGCTGGGGTGATTTCGCCGCGCCAGTGCCTGCATGCGGCGCTGGCCGCCAATCAGGGTGAGTTCGACAGCGGCAATGTCGGCGTGGTGACTTGGATTAACGAGCTGCTCTGGCGTGAGTTCTACAAACATATTCTGGTCGGTTACCCGCGCGTATCCATGCACCGCGCGTTTCGCGCGGAAACTGAAGCCGTGGCCTGGCGTGATGCGCCGTTGGAACTCAAAGCCTGGCAGGAAGGCCGCACCGGCTTGCCGATTATTGATGCGGCGATGCGTCAACTGCTGGCCACCGGCTGGATGCACAACCGCTTGCGTATGGTTGTGGCGATGTTTTTGACCAAGAACTTGCTGATCGACTGGCGCGAAGGCGAGCGTTTCTTCATGCGCCACCTGATCGACGGTGACCTGGCGGCAAACAACGGCGGTTGGCAGTGGAGCTCCTCCACCGGCACCGATTCGGCGCCCTACTTCCGCATCTTCAACCCGCTCAGCCAGTCGCAGAAATTCGACCCGGATGGCCGTTTTATCCGCCAGTGGCTACCAGAACTGGTTGGCCTCAACAAAACCAACATTCATAACCCGGCGGCCATCGGCGGGCTGTTCGGCGTTGCCGATTACCCCGCGCCCATTGTCGATTTGAGCAAGAGCCGTGCGCGTGCCCTGGCAGCCTTCAAAAGCCTGCCGCACTTTGCTGCCAAGGAGGCGCTATGA